CTCTTTGTCCCTTTAGGCTTTGTGGTTAGTGATAACTGGTGATAATTACGTTGTTATTGTTAAAAATATATCTCGTTAGTCCTTTCTGCTTTAATTGCACCAGCAAGCTTTTACTATAGGTGTAAATTAGGCGAAGTAATTTGCCATGTTTTAGCTGGAGAGGCCTAATGTCTGAATGAGCCAGACACACTAAGTTGAGTAGAACTATCattcccttagcagacacctctctagcCAGACAACTTCTATATGAGGGACGATGATTTTGGTACCAATTTGGTTGTTTCTggactatttgacctctgtaatcgggacacctctctaatatggaCAGCACATGTCAGcttcaagggtgtcctttatagagaggttcgactgtGAAGTTCAGAACcgttctatcaaggacacccttagcactgacatatgctgtccccaatagagaggtgtccagataaCTGAGGACATTGAATGGAAAGGACCAATTTGGGAAAAAGAATTGGGGTCATTGATCAGCATATcatgttttaaaatgacagAGGCTGCATCATTCTTgtattattttatttcaaagttaTCCTGTTGTAAATTTCACAAAATGCTACACCTCGGTATCCTTCATTCATTCCAGGTATGGTTAGCACGCTATCTTctgtagtaggcctacacagcgCTTTATAGCGCAGTTGTGGAAAATGTCCTGGCTCCGAAGCTAATCAACGAATCCCATAAGTTTTTTATCAGGCTACCTATGAAAAGCCTAGACCATTTTCATACAGGCTTTATCCTGCTGTGCCTAGCATTACCTGGGCGGCCATGATACAAATAGCCTTCGCTATATTTAGCGGACAAGCccatgaaattttcatgattgGTCGTTAACGTTCATAGGCGCAGTTTGATGCTCGTTAGAAGAGGCTGAATAGGCCTTGGAATCCAAACTGCTGTGCTAATGACatgacatacagtggaacctcccttagtggacacctctctatcaaggacaacctctctattaaggacaacctctctattaaggacaacctctctattaaggacactcgttttggtcccaaattggttgtttccattcaatttgacctctctaatcaggacacctctctattaaggacaacctctctattaaggacagcacttgtcagtcccgagggtgtcctgattagagaggttctatagAGTGGACATCTCTCTACTAAAGACTCTCTACTAGagacaccttctctattaaggacactggatTTGGTCACAAATTTGTCATCTCCATTCAATTGGACCtctgcaatcaggacacctctcaattcagTCCcaagtccttaatagagtggtccAGTTATGTCAGTGTTGAAAAGGACTTCTCGGGAAAGGGAATTTCGGCGAAAAGAGAGATTGATTCAAAAAAGCACCTCGACAAATGAccaaatatcattatattttgataattcAGTCTCATGACTCACCGTAGACAACATTGAAATAAGTTTTAGAATGACTAGCCTTCAGTACGTTAATAGCAAGGCTAGCATGATTATTGATTTCACAGCGATTAGTGACTTCCATGCAGCTTCTAAAATCAATGACttgtctgtaggcctacagtacatGGATGCCTAGCCTAGCTATCGCTAAGCTCTTATATGGACCATGCTATTAGCATGCTATATGGAAGGTGCATTTCAAATATTGATTTGGAAAACTGGATGGTGGGTTGAATTCAGTGTCAAGCTGTAGGCCTTCAATAGCTGATGTGGATGCATAGCCTAGCGCTTGCTAAGTCGCTGTATGGACCATGCTATTAGCATGCTATATGGAAGGCACAGTTTCAAATATTGATATGGGAAACTCGTAAGGTTGGATTTAGTGTCAATCTGCAGGCCTTCAATAGGTGATGTGGATGCATAGCCTAGCGCTATTGCTAAGGTGCTGTATGGACCATGCTATTAGCATGCTATATGGAAGGTGCAATTCAAATTATGATATGGGGAACTCGTAAGGTTGGATTTAGTGTCAATCTGCAGGCCTTCAATAGGTGATGTGGATGCATAGCCTAGCGCTATTGCTAAGGTGCTGTATGGGCCATGCTATTAGCATGCTATATGGAAGGTGCAGTTTCAAATAATGATATGGGGAACTCATTAGGTTTGATTCAGTGTCAATCTGCAGGCCTTCAATAGGTGATGTGAACGCCTAGCTAGCCTTACGCGATCGTCAATGCTAAGCTATCGGTGTTTATCAACTGCACCATTAGCCATGGAAGCCATTGAGATATTGATTGGAACCAGTTTAGGTTGTTGATGTTAAACCAgttgaagtaggcctacatgtatgtgtatttgACCAGGTAAAAATACTCTGGTTTCACCGCTCTGAGACCAGTTGATTGATTACTGCCAAATTGAATCAAAGGTCAAGCCCGTATCATAACGTCATAACCATTGAACAAATTGATGTCACCAAGCCATTGTCTCTCCAAACTCAACATCTGAAATGGTATCAAACAGCCATCTGCTGATTTTTGGGGCACGACTTGATTTGTCTTATATTTGTGAAATCAGAGTATCTCAATTTTCCTCATGCTCAGTCCCAATGGCCTATTCAGAATTTGATCTGATATCAATGAAATCAGAGTATCTCAATTTTCCTCATGCACGGTCCTAATGGCCTATTCAGAATTTGGTCTTATATCGATGAAATCAGAGTATCTCAATTTCCCCCTTGCACAGTCCCAATGGCCTATTCAGAATTTGGTCTGATATCAATGAAATCAGAGTATCCCAATTTTCCTCATGCCCTGTTCCTTTAGCCTATGTTTATTTGATGTCGTCTGCTGTTATAAACTTTAAGGAAGCTTGTGTGTAGGTCCATACTGTACCTACTAAGACACATCAGGTAGGCCTAGCAAAACGTGCGATCTGCAAGCTGTGGAAAACAACAAGAGTGACTAAGTTTTGAGCAACATCAAGTTCAGCACGTTTCTGAGAaagtagtacagtggaacctcccttagtggacacctctctagtaaggacacttgttttggtccaaaattggttgtttccatttaaattgacctctctaatcaggacacctctctattaaggacagcacttgtcaatctcGAGGgtttccttgatagagaggttctaatgtacttAGAACCTTTCTATCaaacaccctcgagactgacaagtgctgtcattGATAGAGAGATGTTCTTTTTAGGGAGgtaaaactgaatggaaaccaatttgggaccaaaagtagtgtccttagtagagaggctGACCTTATTAGAGAGGGAGGTACCACTGTATGCTGTCAAAACAAAAACGGTCCTACGCAGCTGAGTGTAAGGtgtttgggcctcttgttgtttcACGTCGGCGGCCAATAAAGCCTCTGATTCAGTTTGATGCAGTACGCGTTAAAACGGACATCCTGGAAATTCATTCGATAACATTCTCCCCACAATAAGATTGTTCGGGATGTTATTTCGAAATATTCTGATTTTGTATAAAAATCTTCCTATTCAACGTCAGTCTCTGTACAATGAACAAAACACAAAGACTGATAAGTTGGCATAAAAGAAGTGTATCGTTGGCCGATGGATGAATATAATGCTGGACTCATAACTCGACAAATAAGGCTACAGTCTGCGTAGGAAGTAAATGCCCACTGCAGTAAATGCAGACTGTACATGCACAACTGAAGTGGATGATTACATTATAGCCATTGTAAGTGCTTAAGTGAATCCCCAAGCATGCTATCAAATGTTTATGTAACGTCGGGGTCCAAAAATAATGTAGGAACTTACTTATGAAGCGGACAGTACTCATGCGTGTTCAACTGGACGATAGTTGTTGTTATTTATAAGTGCTTAAGTGAATCCCAAAGCCTGCTTTTAAACGTTTATGTAACCTCAGGGCCAAAAAAGATGTGGGAAAGTTACTTATGAAGCAGACAGTAGTTGTACAACTGGACAATAATAGCCATTCTAAGCACTGGCCAGGTCTATGAGAAAACTCAATGTTATAACAAAGCAGTGtggtgttgccatggttaccaaggCTCTGTTGGACGCTGTTGAAATTGTAAAGAATTGTATCATAATCTTCGGGCTAAAGTGAAACGGTTGCCGTTTTTAGGCATTTACGCAATGAGGCTGAGAAAAGTGTGTGACGTATTTTAACCCTTTGTGCGATATGATAAGTTTTAATAATATAGGTTTTAATCTCTGTCGTTTTTACGCGTTATAAGCCTAATCGCACGCCTTATCTTGTTCGGACCTATTGTATCAATTTCTAAAATTAGATGCTCATTCTTGGAGAAGAATGGAAGTCAGCGTCATAGACTTTTGGTGTGATTGTTTTTTGGCACATTTTGTATAAATCAAAATGGAGAATCAGAGAAAAAGTCATATTACGCCTTTTATAGCTTGAATAAGACATTCATATCTTAGCGTGGATCACGCTAATGGAAAAAAGATTATGCGAAATGAATACATGTCTTTAAAACCCACTTATACACAGATTGTGACATTAAGTTGAAATACACTTGTGATGAGAACTTGATTAAAGAAAGTCTTAGTGGTTTAGTTAGAAATCTGAAAGGCAGGGCGGAATAGGGCGATGGCTGAAGAAGGCAGGATGCAGCGCTCTGCTAACTCTGAGCTGAAACACAAAAACTCACTCTCACAGGACTTGTGTAAGACTTTTTTAAAATTGCGATTTAACAAAACTTTTTACAACATCACAGGAGATATCTTTAAGTTAACACTGGGCCGAGTTTCATGCTGGTCTCCTTGGGAAGCAACCAGTCTAGAAGGGAAActctgatataaaacttggGCAGTAGATGCTCGGGAAAGTCTGCTGTAGTCGGCAGGGTTCAACCCTTGTGGCTAAAAATCTGGACCCTAAGACGTACGCATGACACCAAGACATCGAAGAAGATGAAATGCTTCCTCCCAATTTCGCTTTCAGAATCAAGAAACAGATAAGGCTCAATGACTTCTTAGCCTTGCCGATATTTTGCCTTCTTTtcgaaattgataaaaaaataacctgttttaaaatgttctctCTTCAGGCTGTAACTGCAATAATACATGCTACCACCGGGGCCACCGCAAACGACAAAATGAGTTTGGTCCGTGAAGAGTCGGGCGATACAGAAAACGAAATGGACACCGTCGATAACAACAACGTAGATGAAACCGCAACTGTAGTCGCGAAAAGACTCGCGCAACCGACGTGTAGATCTGGCGAAAAAATCGCCGAATTCTCCCAAGACTTTGATTTAGTAAACCGCGAGAGGAGTTCCTTGGACGATATTTTAGAAACCGTCGCGCATTGCGACGATGAGGATGAAAGCGAGGCTGTGCCTCGGTCGTTCCTGGTGAACGGCGACGTCAGTAAAAATGGCGATGTCTTGAGCGATACGGCGCATGATAGCGGTGTGGAGTCGCCGCTTGAGAACAGTATTGGTACGGATAGCGATTGTGAGAAAAAAGACGAAAGTACTGAGCCGCTTGATGTGGGTCCCGAGGAGGTACGAACCTCGTCCGAAAGCGGTACGGAGAATCTTGTCGACGTACGCATGAGCGTATCTGACGATGAGGACTCCAAGGAAGACTGCGTCATGTTGGGTGTTGCTAAAATGGAGCAGGATACGGTAACCGGACTCGCGAGTGACGAGGTTGAGGAGGTTGTTAGCGGTGGTGGGGTACCACGCCCTCTTTTGGTGAACGGTGACTCTTTGGAGCTTGATGGTAATTGGGGTTTTATTTCATCTGTTTATCATATGTTTGATGTGTTCCTTGGGTAGTGTCCTCTGTCTTTGATTCTGCTAGTTTTAAAATGGTTGTGAGCAGTTTCCTTTGTCTGGTGAAGGAATTGATCCGTtacttttattttcaaacattttggtgcTTTCATTCTTACTTTATCTCTATTCGGTCAGAAATTGTCTCAACTTTCTTGGTGGTGTCACCAGCTGGTGTAGGTTGCCATCTCCAGGTCAACCTTTGGTAGGGCTCCTGACCGACTTCACAGTAATGTTGAAACATCACAAACAATAAAGGTGAAagtccagtgttctccacaaggccatttgtcagtcACTCAGGGTgtccaccctaccttggaagagccattcgaccttggtagcttaccaccctaccttggaagagccactcaaccttggtagcttaccaccctaccttggaagagccactcgaccttggtagcttaccaccctaccttggaagagccactcgaccttggtagcttaccaccctaccttggaagagccactcgaccttggtagcttaccaccctaccttggaagagccattcgaccttggtagcttaccaccctaccttggaagagccactcaaccttggtagcttaccaccctaccttggaagagccattcgaccttggtagcttaccaccctaccttggaagagccattcgaccttggtagcttaccaccctaccttggaagagccactcggccttggtagcttaccaccctaccttggaagagccattcgaccttggtagcttaccaccctaccttggaagagccattcgaccttggtagcttaccaccctaccttggaagagccattcgaccttggtagcttaccaccctaccttggaagagccactcgaccttggtagcttaccaccctaccttggaagagccactcgaccttggtagcttaccaccctaccttggaagagccactcgaccttggtagcttaccaccctaccttggaagagccaccctaccttggaagagtcaccctaccttgctctagaattttataaagggtttctatagggccaccctacttTGAATTTCTGGCCagcctaccttgtgttgcacactggcttTACTTGTTAAaaatcaagggtaccacccttctttgagaaaaccctgtgatGAGTCTAGAAGTGTATTGCTAGGCGCAAACAATGTCAAAACAAACGTAAGTAGCAACAAATTGCAGCCAATGGAACGTTACGAGTCTGCTTTCTTCTTTCAGTCCTACCAGAAAACATATCAGTCATTGAAGATAGCCATGACAGTTGCTGCGAATCCCGGCCGGCATCCCGTCGACGAAAATCCACGCCCAAAAAACGCACATACACCCCCACTGCTTACGACGACAGCGCCAGCGACACGGACAGCTacggtgaccttgaccttgacgaGGCCATGGACGAAGCAGACGAGATGCATATCATAAACGCCATGGAATCAGTCGACTCTGTCGAGGATGACTCGGCCTTGAACGACGTTGACCTTTCACAGGAGCAGACGGATTTGTCGCGGAGCACGGAGGACGTCTCTGTGGCACTCTTGATGCAGGATAACTTGACGCAAGAGGCCTCACAAGTTCGTGTCCGTGGATTACCTACGAAAGGTAAGAACAGCGCTGAAGGTATGATTTCATTTGATTCTTCTTTGTGTTGTCCTACTGCACTCATGTTTGATCCCTTTACCTGTCCCCATCACGTGCTGATGACTTACAGAGTACATCATGTCCTACCATTACTTCGAATCAACAGCACTTGGCCACAGCCTCTCTTATGCCCTCAGGAAGCATTAGTTTGATCCAAATCCTATAGATGGTGACACTTTTGAATATCATTTGCCCGTTCAGATAAAGTAAGCACTGTTCTGCATTGTCCACTTCTGTGCACGGGTTGTCATGAGTTTTATCTTGCCGAGCACAAAAGTATCATCATAACTTCTTCATCGATCAAATCTAATTGCCAATTTTGAAACGAATGGTCCTACTCGTTACAAATGAAACACATGTTGTTTCGAATGAAACAACCTATTGTGGATGGTCTGTTAAATTCTTCTTCATTGCGTTCCAGGTCTCAAGAAAGCCGAACACAAATGTCCCTTCTGTAACTTCGCCTACACATCTGTTAATTACGTCTTGTCCCACCTGTACCGGGCCCACAATGATGTCGAACCCGTCATACTCAATAACGCCATCGCGCAGGTGACAACGTGGTATAAGGCGTCGGCGACAGCCAAGCTTCTGGAGCAGCAGGCGGAAGGGACATTGCTGAATCCCGATGATGCAGCGATATCGGCACTGACAGGCCAGGCTCTAGACTGCGTGGACGGCCCGTTGATCTCAAATCAAGAAAGCTTCAATCAGTTCCCAGAGTCGCAGACCGTGGTTAACGGCGTCGCCGTCATGAACGGCGTCGCCGTCATGAATAACGTGGCGACGAACGACAAGGACAGTAACGACTCATTCCAAACGCACAGCCGGCGTATCCTTATGACGCAGTCGTATCCGTGCGATAAATGCAACGCCAAGTTCAAAATGCACAGCCAGTTAGAAACGCACATGAAACGACATCGCAGTTTGACGCCATTGCCGTGTAATTTATGCGGGATGGTGTTTTTCTCGGCGGAGAATCTCCAACAGCACAAACGCACTCACCTCAAAGAATCCATCACTTGTGATACGTGCCATGCGCAATTCCCGGACGACGCTGCATTCCTCGAGCATCAGAAAACGCACAATTTGAAACACGATTGCGTCCACTGCGGGCGCCAGTATGGCGACGCCCAGACGCTGACCAATCATCTCAAAGACCACATCAACGAAGGACCAATCAGATGCGAGAAGTGCGACCTCTGGTTTGCGGATAAGTCGACGTTGGGACAGCATTTGCAGATCCACGGCTCGGACCAGTTGTACCAGTGTCAGTTCTGCGCCTACACGTTTACGGAGATGGCGGTTCTCCGCCGACACACGGAGTCGCATCTCAAGCTGGAAATTATTGGTAGGTGGCGCTGTTGTTGTAATTCTGTTTCAGGATTGGTGTCGAACATCCTTTGAGCGCTCGGTGCCATAGAGTAGAGGTTGGGGTAGTTTAGGTTTTCAGACACGCAACCTTGAGTTTGAAGATCAAGCAGCTCTGTTCCAGAGAGTAGAGGTTAGAGTAGTTTAGGTTTTCAGACATGCAGCCTTAGAGTTTGAAGATCAAGCAGCTCGGTGCCATAGAGTAGAGGTTAGAGTAGTTTAGGTTTTCAGACACGCAGCCTTAGAGTTTGAAGATCAAGCAGCTCGGTGCCGTAGAGTAGAGGTTGGAGTAGTTTAGGTTTTCAGACACGCAGCCTTAGAGTTTGAAGACCAAGCAGCTCGGTGCCATAGAGTAGAGGTTAGAGTAGTTTAGGTTTTCAGAGACGCAGCCTTAGAGTTTGAAGATCAAGAAGCACGCTTCAAGCTGCATCTCATGACTTCCCAAGACGTTAACTCTGAGATGTGGTCCCAAGAACTCGTAGCATACTCCTGACCTTGAGGCTATTTCAGAATAAAAACACTTCGATAAGATTACGGTATCAATAATCGAAGTGCCTACAAGCTACCAGGGCCTGCTTCCTAGCACAGTGTTGATTCCTGGACTAACCAACTACCCAATCTGTTTTCAGAACTGCTCTTAAACGGTGAAAACTCCACCAAGAAACTTTCCAAGTCAAAACTTAGTGACGTCGACATTACGCCTGAAACGACCAAGAAAGGAACGGAAGCGAACAAGGAGAACGATGAGAATCTTCCAAAAGATGGTAAGTTTTCGGTTTCGGTTTCGCAACTTGCCGTGGAGATGACTGGTTTGCCAACTGTGGGTGTTGGAGGATGTGGGGAAATCACGACGACATGTTATGGCCTTTACAGTTTCACAGGCCTTTATATTTGAGGCAGAGCATTCAAGTTTTGATCATTAATAGTCCATGTTTATATAATGCACTTTTCACCTCTGGGACTGGTGTCTATAGCCATACAAATCAATGGAGACTAAGCTCTGGGGAtgaagggaggaacaagagacgacagccaggtttataagaagcataggcctacttcagtAGTACAGCTGTAAATAGTAAATTGAACGCTAAGAAGAAGATGTCCATAGCCGACTGCTTCGTAGTCAGAGTCGGAATGTTGCTAAAGCTCCCTACTCTTCATGTTCTCTCTTGTTACTTATTTCCAATCTCCTTCTCCTTCCAGGGGTCCAATACACATGCTGCCTCTGCCCCCTGACCTTCCCCACTGTATCAGTATTACTCGATCACGTCTACAAAACGCACTCCGTATTAAACGACAATGTGCGAGCGATGCAACAACTTCTTGGCCTGGCGACCGCTAGCATGCCATTACCCATGACCCCGGACATGATGAATGCAGCACTTTTCGCGCAGTCGACACCTGTTTTCAACCTCGCCAACCTGTACCCCCAGATGCTACTGAACAAGCCTGTCCTTTTCGGTAACCCAATGGACCAATCGAAACAGAACTTTCAGAATTTGAATTTCGTACAGAATCAAGGTGTCTTGTTGAATCTACAGAGCCCGAATTCGACGATGACAGCACAG
Above is a genomic segment from Lineus longissimus chromosome 14, tnLinLong1.2, whole genome shotgun sequence containing:
- the LOC135498628 gene encoding zinc finger protein 236-like isoform X2, with protein sequence MSLVREESGDTENEMDTVDNNNVDETATVVAKRLAQPTCRSGEKIAEFSQDFDLVNRERSSLDDILETVAHCDDEDESEAVPRSFLVNGDVSKNGDVLSDTAHDSGVESPLENSIGTDSDCEKKDESTEPLDVGPEEVRTSSESGTENLVDVRMSVSDDEDSKEDCVMLGVAKMEQDTVTGLASDEVEEVVSGGGVPRPLLVNGDSLELDVLPENISVIEDSHDSCCESRPASRRRKSTPKKRTYTPTAYDDSASDTDSYGDLDLDEAMDEADEMHIINAMESVDSVEDDSALNDVDLSQEQTDLSRSTEDVSVALLMQDNLTQEASQVRVRGLPTKGLKKAEHKCPFCNFAYTSVNYVLSHLYRAHNDVEPVILNNAIAQVTTWYKASATAKLLEQQAEGTLLNPDDAAISALTGQALDCVDGPLISNQESFNQFPESQTVVNGVAVMNGVAVMNNVATNDKDSNDSFQTHSRRILMTQSYPCDKCNAKFKMHSQLETHMKRHRSLTPLPCNLCGMVFFSAENLQQHKRTHLKESITCDTCHAQFPDDAAFLEHQKTHNLKHDCVHCGRQYGDAQTLTNHLKDHINEGPIRCEKCDLWFADKSTLGQHLQIHGSDQLYQCQFCAYTFTEMAVLRRHTESHLKLEIIELLLNGENSTKKLSKSKLSDVDITPETTKKGTEANKENDENLPKDGVQYTCCLCPLTFPTVSVLLDHVYKTHSVLNDNVRAMQQLLGLATASMPLPMTPDMMNAALFAQSTPVFNLANLYPQMLLNKPVLFGNPMDQSKQNFQNLNFVQNQGVLLNLQSPNSTMTAQSLTATKDQKSGSNSQKTISEILKPQEQQTSKPQQTSTQSLLLTSPPPVLQTSTGLQVVAPSDPLKSSAVKVQQQNGHYIDIKVPSFKANQSTNQTQGELSPTSQKSLLSNHLLLPAKRIKTEEPSSPTEKTPKKGSFDQVDGMSPDTKASSPSLRAPLLSSMIAKADSAQATVTPRHFGFESDVEKPFSCGECGKRFKRNCHLQLHMRTHTDDLRAYRCSQCGMKFIQLRSLEMHLKTHSIEKPYNCQFCGKSFAQKYNLKLHIRTHTGEKPYGCAYCEMRFADPGSLNRHTRTHTGEKPYKCEHCQKKFAQKYNLHLHLRIHTHERPFRCVYCDKRFVQKNNLLLHLKVHAEIAVQNGVAPTPLDSSGNQMQIPDLDPDAGNLVIDMASITDQTTIPDAALQKQVVESHMQAENQLNQLNADNAMLAAANQNSISSMTLMNLSKIGAV
- the LOC135498628 gene encoding zinc finger protein 236-like isoform X1, translating into MSLVREESGDTENEMDTVDNNNVDETATVVAKRLAQPTCRSGEKIAEFSQDFDLVNRERSSLDDILETVAHCDDEDESEAVPRSFLVNGDVSKNGDVLSDTAHDSGVESPLENSIGTDSDCEKKDESTEPLDVGPEEVRTSSESGTENLVDVRMSVSDDEDSKEDCVMLGVAKMEQDTVTGLASDEVEEVVSGGGVPRPLLVNGDSLELDVLPENISVIEDSHDSCCESRPASRRRKSTPKKRTYTPTAYDDSASDTDSYGDLDLDEAMDEADEMHIINAMESVDSVEDDSALNDVDLSQEQTDLSRSTEDVSVALLMQDNLTQEASQVRVRGLPTKGKNSAEGLKKAEHKCPFCNFAYTSVNYVLSHLYRAHNDVEPVILNNAIAQVTTWYKASATAKLLEQQAEGTLLNPDDAAISALTGQALDCVDGPLISNQESFNQFPESQTVVNGVAVMNGVAVMNNVATNDKDSNDSFQTHSRRILMTQSYPCDKCNAKFKMHSQLETHMKRHRSLTPLPCNLCGMVFFSAENLQQHKRTHLKESITCDTCHAQFPDDAAFLEHQKTHNLKHDCVHCGRQYGDAQTLTNHLKDHINEGPIRCEKCDLWFADKSTLGQHLQIHGSDQLYQCQFCAYTFTEMAVLRRHTESHLKLEIIELLLNGENSTKKLSKSKLSDVDITPETTKKGTEANKENDENLPKDGVQYTCCLCPLTFPTVSVLLDHVYKTHSVLNDNVRAMQQLLGLATASMPLPMTPDMMNAALFAQSTPVFNLANLYPQMLLNKPVLFGNPMDQSKQNFQNLNFVQNQGVLLNLQSPNSTMTAQSLTATKDQKSGSNSQKTISEILKPQEQQTSKPQQTSTQSLLLTSPPPVLQTSTGLQVVAPSDPLKSSAVKVQQQNGHYIDIKVPSFKANQSTNQTQGELSPTSQKSLLSNHLLLPAKRIKTEEPSSPTEKTPKKGSFDQVDGMSPDTKASSPSLRAPLLSSMIAKADSAQATVTPRHFGFESDVEKPFSCGECGKRFKRNCHLQLHMRTHTDDLRAYRCSQCGMKFIQLRSLEMHLKTHSIEKPYNCQFCGKSFAQKYNLKLHIRTHTGEKPYGCAYCEMRFADPGSLNRHTRTHTGEKPYKCEHCQKKFAQKYNLHLHLRIHTHERPFRCVYCDKRFVQKNNLLLHLKVHAEIAVQNGVAPTPLDSSGNQMQIPDLDPDAGNLVIDMASITDQTTIPDAALQKQVVESHMQAENQLNQLNADNAMLAAANQNSISSMTLMNLSKIGAV